GAACGGCTGAGCGGGCTGCCGCTACTGTCCTGCACGGCGCATGATGTGACATTCAGCACGAGCACTACAGCAAACGCATGCCCTCGGCTCTTACACACGAGAAAAATGCTCCAACCTGGAACAGCAACTTGGCGAAAAAGCACGAAAGCATTACATCAAATATTGGGGGGATTTTTGTTCCTCCACACCATTCACATTTCTTCTTTGCAGGCTGAGGGGAAAACGagagagacaaaaagaaaataaaaactcTCCTTAGTCTGCTGGCGCGCGGTGCACGCAACGACTCGGATATTTACGAACACACATGACCAGCCTCAAAACAATCGTCCGAGTGATGACTTGGGGGAAGCTTCGATTCCCACGACCAAAAGCTTAAACCTTGTCAGGCCGTACCTGGATCCAGACCTTCATCAAGAGACGACGGGcaaataaagaaaaaaagtttgcACGGCAGTTTGACTCGACGTCGCTTGTCACGCGTTGCCTTTTCTtgacttttcttttgcttcttatCTAAACTTTTTACATGATTCTTGTCCTTCCTTTATTCTACTATTACCCCCTACCACGCTGCAATGACGAGTAACATAACAACTATGACTTTTGGTCCGGGGTTTTTTGGTGGAaatctgtcttttttttcttattgcTTGGGTTTGGTAATACCTCCTTTTTTAGGGCGCGAGGAAGACTAGTACTCGAGGCGCATGggcgttttctttttatacTTGATTTGGATGTTTTTATTTGGAGCGTGAGCAGATAGACCAAGAAGCTGCGTTTTCCTTGTGGCCCATGGTCTCCTggcacaagaaaaaaaaacgaaaaagtaCAAGACACAATACAAGGAACCCAGAACTGTCTGTCAGTTTATCCACataaatatttttttctcgttcGCCGCTTCTATGTTGACGCAAGTATATCCCACGcggtgtgtttttttttcgtttttgttttttgtttcctcTCTACCTGTGCACACGATGAAATAGTTTGTCTTCGGCGACCTCGGAGCAATCGTCATCCCAAAGTAGCATACATAGGCACTCAGTCAGGACAAGTCGGCAAAATGTCTCAGGCCTCGCTTCGGATAAAAGTATACCGGACGCGCGCGCCTTGGCattttttattgtttttcCTCACTTTCCCGCTGATCCCTAACTTGCATCGAGTTACCAAATGTGCGAGTAAATGCACAAAAAAGCCCAGGGATACAAGAAATGGTGGATATATCAATTTTCATTTCGCTCAAATTCGCAAATTCGCAAGCTCTGCCCAGTTCGCGTCACCACTTCCCCCTTGGCGCAACACAAGCGGCTGACAGTCTGGCACACCTTGACACCCCCCCTCATTTTTGACGTTTGGGTTCTAGCTCAGGGCGCGAGGGGGAGGGGGCAATAATCAAAGTCTCAGCTTTATTTTATTCATTTGTCTAACTGAAGGCGCCCTAAATGCTTATCCTGATTGCGAATGCACTTGTTCTCCTCGCTCCTGGATTGCGCGGCCTGGCCTTTTTTGGTCGGTCTTGTCAGGTTTTGTCTTGGCTAACGTCTAGCTCTAAAGTCTAGCCCGCAGGTCTTTTCCATTTTTTGGCCTTTTTTGTCAACGGTAGCGCGTGTGTCAATGATGtagtttgtttttctttatttCCCCCTCCATCTTTTAGCAGTATGATCAACTGGGTAGATAGTTTTAGCCTAGAGTAGAGGCGGTTTTGGGGAGAGAATTTCCACACACACCTGGGTGTGTTAGTGCCTCTGCGCTAGGGGCTGGTCAGGCTACTTCTGGGTTTTGTCTCCTGGTGCGGTAGTGCCCTTTGTTCCTCCCAAGGCGTCGGtaaactaggtaggtaggtatgttgtCATATACTCCGTACGGCTTCGATTCGTCCCAGGTCAAGCCTCCTCACGTGGTTCGTCGGGTGGTTGGGCTTTCTCAAGCTAATCACGTTGTTTGCccgactagactagaactagacctagactcATCAGCCACTACATCGCCCCGGCTTTGAGAAGTGGCTTGGCTATCTAGAACatatggcttttttttgttcggaATTAAAGAAGGATCTTGCATATTTCGGGAAAGCCAGAGGCCGGAAGATTTATATATTGTGGCGTGGCTTACAACAATGCAGCCCTGTTGTGCCGCAATTACCATTGTTTTGCTGCAGCTATATACGTTACCTATGTATCGAGGGTCCTTTGCAGGCAGGTTGCCGGGCATGCATTTCCAGTAGCCTATTCTAGTATTTTTGACTATGAAGCTGCATATGGTTTGCGTTTGGGCGAGAGTTGGTCACTCCCCAACACCGCAtcatgtttgtttgtttgtttgcttgcttgcttgcttgcgttTTCGCCCCTGACGcaccactttttttttttttttttttttggtttgctGGCACATCAAGATACGCATATACTTATACACGTGGGGATCCCACCCACAGTCACCGTGGTGATGTTGAATCACCTTTGTCCGTATGCATGCGCCCCTATGGGATGCTGCGTCTTTCGCATCTTCTGGCAATGAATCACCCGCGAAAGGTTAACAATGGGAGACTGACTATATGATTACAGAAATGCTCCCCGGTGGGGGGTTTTCGGGTTGTATATGAGACTGGCTATGAACCGGTCTGACAATAAATATACATGTGCAGTTGATTGCTGATCGCACTCTCACGGCAGACTGTGACGAAGACTACGGCTATCTCTGACTAAAGTAGACTTAAATATACGAAGAGCTGTCTCTTCCAGACAGTACTTGCTGCCTGTGCAAAGTATCTGGCACTTTTCTTTCCTCTCTTTTTCCGTCTCCTCACATGTCGACAACAACTACAAGCACTCGCAGCTGCGAGTCTGATGATAGCCTCACCGCATCGAAGACGAGTGGTGCTCCGTGAGTGCAGACGAGCTCGAGGACCTTGAACAGTCCCGTATGAAGCTACTGTTTGTTGAATGCTGTGGTCCAATAGCTTGATTATCAACTAACATAAGGCTCCGTTGGAAGAAACCTCTGTATCCCAAGAAGGACTTGTTCCATTACAAACATCCCACAAAGGGAGCGTCAAGAAGCCCGCACATCACAAGAACCCCAATGTCGGCGGCTCATGGACAGTCGTTACCCTCCAAAGCGCCCGAAGCGACTGCGTACACGACATGGATCGCTCCGACGTCGAGCTCACCCCCAAGGAACGCCTTCAAATCGTCGCCGGCGCGTCGGCAAAACTAGCAGTGGCGCCGGTACAGGGGCTGATGGCCCTGAGCAGACGGCACGGAAACTGGACGTTCTTCATCATTGAAACCACCACCGCGAGGCAGAGACAATGAGACAATTGGAACGTTCACTACGTTTACGAGACAataaggcaaaaaaaaacccccggAGCAAAACCGGTTTCTGCACGAAGGATACGCTTATGAGACGGGCTGCGATGGCCCAGGAGTTAATGTCTAATGACTGATAAGACTCCATGACGGTATGaatagaaacaaaagaaaagcaataaTGTGGAGGGTTGTTTCATATAAGTTAATGGGGGCGAGCTGCCAGCAGGGTAAACaagatgttttttttcttctttttttctttcccaatGCAGTGAGCGATTGAGCTCAGACCTAGAGAGTAAATGAAAGGAATGATGTCGACGGGAAATAAAATTAATGGAGTAATATGGTGATATCAGCCCGATTACTTCTATCCAGAATATGATGCGCAGTTCAGATTCACTCCTTACAACAAAAGAGCCATGATGTACGCAGGGCTCTTGTTAGGGATATCAGTGAATCACAGAAAAACAGCACCTCAAAAACAGCCTGTAATGAATGTTGACGCAGTAAAACACAATGATCGTTGTTCGCCTATCCGACAACATGCATTCTATCACAAGCAACATATTCGACCAGAAAGATATGAATGCCCGATCAAGCCATAGCCTGCATCATGGCAGAGATATCGTTCGCCCAGAGTATTATCGTAGTCACACCATCAGCCACCGGGATGGACCTGTCCGCTCGAATGTCCATACTACTAAACAATCGCCGTGCCAGCATCAGGAGCAGGAAGGCGAGCGACCGCGGGGAGGAGACAGAGTCACTGGTGCAAGCCAATACAACGGCCGCCGTCAAGATGAACGATCCTTTTTACATGTGGTACGTGACCGAGAATCTGCTACCAAACAGCCATTATGCATACATCTTCGTAATATGAACCACAAAGTGCACAAGAGCCTCACGAATGACGCCCGCCTCGAACGAACTGTAGCATAAAAtatacacaaaaaaaaaaccaaaaaacccCAGCACCTAATTCCAAGCTTCACAAGCCACTAACCGACACGGCCCTGTACGTCATCGACCGCAGGTTCCTCACGGGCGGCACAGCCCACAACATACCCGCCAACACCACCCGAGTCATAGAGATGGCCCGGGAGCGcaacgacgccgccgccgcggccaAAGAATACGCGACGGCCCTCAAGGGGGCCAAAGCGGAGCTGAAGTCCAGCAAAAAGGAGCTCAAGGCAGGGTTCGAGTCGACCAGCAAGGAGCTCGACGCAGCTCACAAGGCCGAGTGGGGGAGCAAGCCCAAGGACAAGCGTAAATGGCTCAATGCCCGgcgtcaacaacaacagcagcagcagcagcagcagcagcagcagcaaatggatatcgatatcaccgccgaggcggcggtggcgcagGAAAGTCGGCTGCTGTCCCGGGAGCctccagcaacagcagcaacaacatcaGCTGATGACGGCACCGTCCCGGAGGTGCCTTCAGCCGTAGATCAGAGAGCGGCAGAACAGGCACGTCTAGACATGCGGCTGAGCGAGCTTTATGAGCGCGCCACCCAGGCCATGGCAGATTTGCGTGCCATCCTTGACTCTCCAGAAATTGTCCAGAGAGGTACCCAAGCAAGTGCCTGACTGAAGCCTCTACCGCGACGGGGGAAAGATTGCTTCAGGGCCTTGTCTCGGTAACGTCTCCTGAGCAACCGCTAATGAGCATGCTCACAAAGGCTGGTTGATCGCCCCGACTGAATTGTCCAGGCAACGTACAACAAATATCAAAGAAGAAACACCTCTCCGCTACTTGCCGGCTCGTCCATTTCCACCTCTTCACTAGCATGTCAACTTCTTGGGACGATCACGACAAGCATATTGAGCTTCTATGCACGAAACCCAGACAGAGCTAGCACCAAGGGCTGATTACCCGACATCAACCGGTGCTGTCACGATGGTAAAGTAGATTAGGACAAGACGTTAAGAACAGTGGCAATTTTCAGAAGTGTACCCTTTTCTCCATAGAACCCAACCATGCGCCCAAAAATCATTAAACGAGACGCCCATCAGAACTTAGACCAACACATCCAGCGACCAGTATATACACACAACCTCCTCCGAACACTTTTCTTGGCCGGGGAACCGTAGCATCTAATCGTTGCTACGGTTGAATCATGGCTCCAAAAAAGGCTTCTGATCTGACGCATAATGTAACTCTGAAAGCCGTTGGCCCGATCTCCCCCTTAATCCTTCATTATTGTGTTCTCCTCCAATATCGAGCCCAAGGAATCATGAatacaaaaaacaaaagataaAACTCAGAAGTGCTAACAACAGTGCAAAAGCATGGGCACCCCATGCCGGAACGTGTGAATCTCTGACAAACGCGGTAGTGCATCAATGAACAATGCAAATGAAACAAGAATagaagagagaaataaaAAGATAGACCCCCAGAGCAGCccccataaaaaaaaacttgagGCTTGGGCGGCTTGCCATAATATCAAGCAAAGAAGACGCACACGCTCGACGTAGAACAATGAGTCTTCAGCCTGGAAATCAAATGGCTACAGACGCCATTCGCCGTCGCAATGCCATGTGTGCGAAAACTCCTGCAATGAAATTCGATAAACGGTGGGAAAGAATAACGAGGGTCGAGAAAAGAAATAAGCCGCACGACGGCAATCTTAGGAGCAAAAAGCCCAACGAATGACACCCAGTTGTCATGCGATAATATGCCCGGAGAGGCTACTTGCTGATACATGAATGGTGTAATGACCTCCGTGAATGACATGTAGGTCCAAAACTTCCCATCCAAAGGGTATCCTGGGAAAGGTGGCAATCTGGCACAGAAGACATGATGAAATGTCGAattgatgttttttttcgagGGAAATCTCCTACAGCTGGTCGATAGCTACGTCTGTTTGGTCAATGCCAAAGAGATAACCATTCTCCTCGACCCAGTTGCGTGACAGGATGGATGCTGGAAAGCTAGTTAGCGATTATGCAGTGGGCGTGATTGACGAGACGGATAACATACCCTTGAAGAATTTCTTGCTGGCATATTTCTTGAAGAATGCCTCATGAATAACGGGGCGAGAGAGGTAATCAACCATGAGGTTTACaacgggctcaacgtcatccTCGTTGTAACCCGAGTAGTATGAGATGGTCTTGTCCTGCACCAATTAACATAAATTGTTAGTTCAAAAAACGCAGCACTCCGAGAGGGGACTCatgaaacaaagaaaaacacTCGTACCCATTCACCGCGGTCAAGAATAATACGGGAGAGAGCCATAGCAGATGCGGCAACAAGACTGGGGCGGTACTGCAAGAAGCGATGATCGAGAAGGCTGATTTCCATGAGATACTTGCCAATGGTTCTGCACGGAGTGTCATAGTTGTCTGCTTTGGATACCCGACGAAGGAAGTTCATGGGGTTGGGGTAGCTCAGGTCGTAGTTCAGGGTCGAAAGGATAAAGCGCTCGGCGCTGAGAATCTCGCTCTCGCTAAAGCCGTCGTCGGTAACGTGGCGGAAGTTGGTAACGTGGGGTGACATGACTTCCTCGTACTTGGAAGCGATGAACATGGCAGTGATTCCAACAAGTTGCAGGCGGTCTAGCTGCACAACCTTCTCAGAAAGGAAGCGGTCGACGATGTTGACAGCGAGGAACAGGGTTTCCGGCACAAGATGGAAGCGAGTGTGCACCTCAATCAGCCAATCGATGAGAATGCCTCGTGTCTTCCACTCAACGTCGTCCTGGTGGTCCATGTAGTTGGGGTTGGGCATTGAGCTAAGCTCGAGATTCAACATATAACTGAAAATCTCCTCGGCGTACTCGGCCACCATCAGAGGGTCGTCATAGTCGTCCATGGAAAGATCGATAACGCCGGGAGGGACTTCACCTGCCAGAAGCCGTGGGTCACGGATGAACTCTCTGGTAGGTTTGAGTTCAGGCTCGACACACTTGAGCTCCTTCGCGGGAGCTGCTCGCTTCGTGTCGACGGCAGCAGTAGCGGCGACGCGCGCTTGCTTGCGAGCCGGCTCTCCCTCTAGTGTGGACTCCTCCTTGATATTGTTTGCAGCGGCCTGGGCAGGTGCTTTCCTCTTGGAGAGTGTGCCCCTACCCGACTGCTTCTCGGCGTTTCCATTTGTGACGTTGGCTGGCTTGCTGCTTAGTGCACTCCGGGTCGGCGCCGTACGCGCGCTGCTCTTCTGTACCCCGGCTGGGGCGGCAGCCTTCGCGACTGCACCGGCTTTTCCTCCAACTGCTTTCCTTCCAGCATCGACCTTGGTGACATTGCTCACATCTCCGAGAGCATTACGTGTGGTTCTTGTCGTCGGCGCGGGTTTACCAGCAACCCCCTTCTTTGTTTGCAACTGCTTCGTGGGAAGTGCAAGCTCGTCAACATTGAGGGCGGCGGCTTTGGCCTTCGTCCTTGTCATGCGTGTTGACCCTGCATTCTCATCGTTCTCGTTCGAGACCAACTGTCCCCGCGCAGTCCGGGCCTAGAGGTATTGTTAGTCGAGCCAACAGACGCGTCTCTATCATGTGCCAGATTTCTGACTTACTGGGGGCATAGTGGCCAAGGAGGATTTTTTAATAGCACGGGCTAGTCCTATAATTTTGGGCGTCTAGTTAGCCGGACCGTTTTATCACCAGACGAGTGGCCATTTATGACGATGCTCCTTTTCGGGGTTGACGTCTTGTCCGGTGTACAAGTCTGTGGTGACAGGAAAGTTATGGCTACCACAAGCGCGATGAGCCAACTCAGATGCCCTAGCCGGCGTGTCACGACGCGAAGTCGATGGCGGAACAAGGCAGTGTCATTTCTTCCTGTAGGGTTCCCACACAGCGAGAGAAGAGCGAAACCGTACCTTTGGCGCGAGAAACTACACAAAATAGACGTGTGTGAATCGAGACGCCTTTGTAATCGCGAGCTTTTGTGGTTATTGACGCGAAAATGCAGGAGACGTGCGTCTAGCTGATCACCGGGACAGACGGAAGCAGGTCGAGAAGGTTAAGCTTGTATCGAAGTGACCATGCAGTTCAATTGACAAGACCTGCAACTCGTGGTCGCCTTGAATTAGGAATGGAATTGTAAAGAGTGGTCGTGAACGCAACTTGGAGCCGATGTTGTCGAGTGGATGTTCTGTTGTTTTTGCTCTGTGGAGATGGGAGCGTGCTGCGTACCTTAGACGTGCCCGGTGGGGAACCAAACGCCAGTAGACGTGCCAGGCTTGCAAGCTATTCCCTACCACGCTAAACCACTTTCGGCGCACGCGGTTGGCGGGGGTACGACTTGGTTGCGACCAGGTACCGTTCTACCTAAACTCAAATTCACAAAAGATGTACGCGAGAAAGATGGATGATTTGTCCTCCTGTAAAGTTAAGTTTTTGAGAAATGCATACATGCAACTAGAGCCTGCATTAGATAGGTGAAGTAATCGAGCTTAATTCCAGGGTCGCGCACGAGGAACGCGTCTGAGGTTGTTGAAATAGCGACCAATTTTGATGAGgctggtaggtaccttgtcTTGTTTTTGTCTGCCAGGTAATCTCATCGAGTGACGATGGTCGTGACGGTGGGTGGGTTGGGGAAAAAATCCCCAAGTGGGGGAGGTACCACCTGAACTGGGCTGTTTGGTGCAAAATCGGTACTCTGAACAATAAACGCTCCACATAAACAGCAGTAACGGCCAAGCAACGGCTGTGTCATTGGCCTGACACGTCAAAAGTCCCCTGCCTCATCGGGCAACGCCAGTCGCCCGCGTCTCTGCCGCGCCTTTCGTGCCTAGCTCTTGGGCCGGCTGAGGCGGAGCTGTGGCAAGCTGTGGCTCGACGAAACTGGAATCCGTGCACGTTGCGGCTGGTGTCGGCTTGCCGGACAAATTTTGACCGATCCCAATGCCATCACCCAATTGGGACAAATTGACCCACTTGAGCTTTGCTGCTGTCTCGAAATTGTAGTTTTGGAGAGACATGCAACGACTTCGAcataatctgtaggtcggACGGTGCGGGTGCGATTGGATCATCTGCTCACCCGTCGCACATTGACTGCGCGTGTCTTTTGATACTTTGATCTCTGTTAGAGTCTTTGCACTCGATTTTTTGCCTCTTCTTTATTGGTCTCACCAGTCTATGTTGGCGACGCAAAATTCTTTTCCACTTGGAGTCGAGGTGTGCGCCAAAGCCTAACCTTTGCGCTGCTTTGTAGCGCTTTAAGTACGCCGCCATGCTTCAACCAAGGTTGAGGCCGTGGGCCCTTGGTGGCACGCTGTCTGCTTGCCAGACAGCCATGCGCCAGTGTCTTCAGCGCGGCTACGCCATGTCGGTGCAGACGCCGCCGAGGATTGTCACCGAGCCGCAGCCGGACGGTTCAGTGCTTACTTTTCAGCAAGAGCCCGGCCTGAGCAAGGCGGAACCGACTTCAACACTGATGCGAACCTACAAGcctcgaacccccggtgtCCGTCACCTGAAGCGACCGATCAACGACCACCTCTGGAAGGGGCGCCCACATCTGCCACTCACCATACCCAAAAAGGGTCAGTCCAAGGGTGGTCGTAACAACACGGGTAGAATCACGGTCCGCCatcgtggtggtggtgccaaGAGGCGTATACGTACCGTGGACTTTGATCGCAAGGACCCGGGCCCCCAACTGGTCGAACGTATCGAGTACGATCCCGGTCGAAGCGCTCACATCGCCCTGTTGACTCACCAAGAGACCGGCAAGAAGTCGTACATTGTGGCCGCCGAGGGCATGCGCGCTGGTGACATCCTGCAAAGCTACCGTGCTGGTATTCCTCAGGAACTTTTGGACAGTATGGGTGGTTTCATCGACCCGGGTATTCTGGCGTCCAAGACGGCATTCCGCGGCAACTGCTTGCCTGTGCACCTTATCCCGTCCCAGACGATGATCTACTGTGTGGGATCAGCGCCGGATAGAGGGGCCGTTTTCTGTCGGAGTGCTGGCACTTACGCCGTTATCGTGGCCAAGGATGAGGAGGTCAAGGCCGACGGTTCCAGGGTCATGACGGGCAAGTATGTGACTGTTAGACTCCAGAGTGGCGAAATCCGCAGAATTAGCAAGGACGCGTGTGCTACCGTTGGTAGGGCAAGCAACCCGATGCACCAATATCGTCAACTTGGTAAAGCTGGAAGGAGTCGATGGTTGAACATTAGGCCGACGGTCCGTGGTGTTGCTATGAACTCTAGTAAGTGGGAACGTTTTTCTGTCTTTTAACACTCGCGAGTTTCCTGCTGACTTTTCACCTTAGGTGACCATCCTCACGGTGGTGGCCGTGGTAAATCTAAGGGTCGGAGGCACCCGACGAGTCCCTGGGGCACACTGGTAAGTTTTCTCGTTACGGCATTTACGCAACTTATGCAGGCGATGCCTGATGAATTATCCTACTCTTAAATCTGGCATGC
The Pyricularia oryzae 70-15 chromosome 1, whole genome shotgun sequence DNA segment above includes these coding regions:
- a CDS encoding G2/mitotic-specific cyclin-B, coding for MPPARTARGQLVSNENDENAGSTRMTRTKAKAAALNVDELALPTKQLQTKKGVAGKPAPTTRTTRNALGDVSNVTKVDAGRKAVGGKAGAVAKAAAPAGVQKSSARTAPTRSALSSKPANVTNGNAEKQSGRGTLSKRKAPAQAAANNIKEESTLEGEPARKQARVAATAAVDTKRAAPAKELKCVEPELKPTREFIRDPRLLAGEVPPGVIDLSMDDYDDPLMVAEYAEEIFSYMLNLELSSMPNPNYMDHQDDVEWKTRGILIDWLIEVHTRFHLVPETLFLAVNIVDRFLSEKVVQLDRLQLVGITAMFIASKYEEVMSPHVTNFRHVTDDGFSESEILSAERFILSTLNYDLSYPNPMNFLRRVSKADNYDTPCRTIGKYLMEISLLDHRFLQYRPSLVAASAMALSRIILDRGEWDKTISYYSGYNEDDVEPVVNLMVDYLSRPVIHEAFFKKYASKKFFKASILSRNWVEENGYLFGIDQTDVAIDQL
- a CDS encoding 50S ribosomal protein L2 — encoded protein: MLQPRLRPWALGGTLSACQTAMRQCLQRGYAMSVQTPPRIVTEPQPDGSVLTFQQEPGLSKAEPTSTLMRTYKPRTPGVRHLKRPINDHLWKGRPHLPLTIPKKGQSKGGRNNTGRITVRHRGGGAKRRIRTVDFDRKDPGPQLVERIEYDPGRSAHIALLTHQETGKKSYIVAAEGMRAGDILQSYRAGIPQELLDSMGGFIDPGILASKTAFRGNCLPVHLIPSQTMIYCVGSAPDRGAVFCRSAGTYAVIVAKDEEVKADGSRVMTGKYVTVRLQSGEIRRISKDACATVGRASNPMHQYRQLGKAGRSRWLNIRPTVRGVAMNSSDHPHGGGRGKSKGRRHPTSPWGTLAKGGFKTRRTNNPNRWVVVPRERNMGKRRAKKSSS